A portion of the Thermosipho africanus Ob7 genome contains these proteins:
- a CDS encoding STN domain-containing protein, whose protein sequence is MKKIIIAILTLFLTIYAFSITKDVYFENMDIKDALMQLGTLYNTSIIFPENLNGKVTVELYNVSIETALNVILSNFNYTFEKINDIYFIITDQSILYYKSHTYTPKFRSPDELSKLIPFKNYIVGNDIIVYCPDDLWNNYKKLLENIDKDAKNNTIISYAIYYIKNSELKNYNIDTKKLLEALPYTSNFNYILNTFGFFTGNDPKVSVKGSIKLNASVNNSEIIFEISTENDSASAKFSANEGEVRKILEGKFGKFIVITNIKKINYESSSYKIEKLKLSLKNSFNLTYFSNQNLLMSISTENLSIFFEKNTFSYLGAKFNPINDFWLGGKINVQKATETSIIFEDKFSINPLYLEFNIDKQLNLEKMELNNILSNLYMKFGIGLKYYIDKNVFIDISAFYDSLEIISGRLKLFHNNFGAVLYIDQNLNYGGGIYINW, encoded by the coding sequence ATGAAAAAGATAATAATTGCTATATTAACATTGTTCTTAACAATTTATGCTTTTTCAATAACTAAGGATGTTTATTTTGAAAATATGGATATAAAAGATGCACTCATGCAATTAGGAACCCTATATAATACATCAATAATTTTTCCTGAAAACTTGAATGGAAAAGTTACAGTGGAACTCTACAATGTTTCAATTGAAACAGCATTAAATGTTATCCTTTCAAATTTTAATTATACATTTGAAAAAATTAATGATATATATTTTATAATAACTGATCAATCGATACTATATTACAAATCACATACATACACTCCAAAATTTAGATCTCCAGATGAATTATCAAAACTAATTCCATTTAAAAACTATATTGTAGGAAACGACATCATTGTTTATTGTCCAGATGATTTGTGGAATAATTACAAAAAACTTTTAGAAAATATCGACAAAGATGCAAAGAATAATACTATTATTTCTTATGCTATTTACTATATTAAAAACTCAGAATTAAAAAATTACAATATAGATACTAAAAAACTATTAGAAGCTCTTCCATATACAAGTAATTTTAATTACATATTGAATACTTTTGGATTTTTTACAGGAAATGATCCAAAAGTATCCGTTAAGGGTTCAATAAAATTAAATGCAAGTGTTAATAATTCAGAGATAATTTTTGAAATTTCCACCGAAAATGATTCAGCAAGTGCAAAATTTTCTGCTAATGAGGGAGAAGTAAGAAAAATTCTAGAAGGAAAATTTGGAAAATTTATTGTTATAACAAATATCAAAAAGATAAATTATGAATCTAGTAGTTATAAAATAGAAAAATTAAAACTCTCCCTTAAAAATTCCTTTAATTTAACATATTTTTCTAACCAAAATCTTTTAATGTCTATTTCAACTGAAAATTTATCAATATTTTTTGAAAAAAACACTTTTTCTTACTTAGGTGCAAAATTTAATCCTATTAACGATTTTTGGTTAGGTGGGAAAATAAATGTTCAAAAGGCTACTGAAACAAGCATCATTTTTGAAGATAAATTTTCAATTAATCCACTTTATTTAGAATTTAATATCGATAAACAGTTAAATCTAGAAAAAATGGAATTGAATAATATTCTTTCAAATTTATACATGAAATTTGGAATTGGATTAAAGTATTACATTGATAAAAATGTATTTATAGATATATCAGCCTTTTATGACTCTCTAGAAATTATTTCTGGAAGATTAAAACTTTTCCACAATAATTTTGGAGCAGTACTTTATATTGACCAAAATCTAAATTATGGTGGAGGTATATACATTAATTGGTAA
- a CDS encoding desulfoferrodoxin, with translation MTKRIQVYKCEKCGNIVEVLHEGAGTLVCCGEPMKLLEEKTADTATEKHVPFIEELEDGYRVRVGENALHPMEEKHYIEWIELIVDGVVYRKFLNPGDKPEAEFKVAKGKEVHAREYCNVHGLWKK, from the coding sequence ATGACTAAAAGGATTCAAGTATATAAATGTGAAAAATGTGGTAATATAGTAGAAGTTCTTCATGAAGGTGCAGGAACATTGGTTTGCTGTGGAGAACCTATGAAATTGCTAGAAGAAAAGACAGCTGATACAGCAACAGAAAAACATGTACCATTTATTGAGGAATTGGAAGATGGATATAGAGTAAGAGTTGGGGAAAATGCTCTTCATCCTATGGAAGAAAAACACTATATAGAATGGATAGAATTAATTGTGGATGGAGTAGTTTATAGAAAGTTCTTAAATCCGGGTGACAAACCTGAGGCTGAGTTTAAAGTGGCAAAAGGAAAAGAAGTACACGCAAGAGAATATTGTAATGTCCACGGACTTTGGAAAAAATAG
- a CDS encoding HTH domain-containing protein, with product MEKEKVLEVLKKEGKPMKAGEIAEKLGVDSKVVSKLISELKKEGKIESPKRCYYAPKEG from the coding sequence ATGGAAAAAGAAAAAGTATTAGAGGTTTTAAAAAAGGAAGGTAAACCAATGAAAGCAGGAGAAATTGCCGAGAAATTGGGTGTAGATTCAAAAGTAGTTAGTAAGCTCATTAGTGAGCTTAAAAAAGAAGGAAAAATAGAAAGTCCAAAAAGGTGTTATTATGCACCAAAGGAGGGATGA
- a CDS encoding ferritin, with protein sequence MLKEKMTEALNKQINEELYSSYLYLSMSAYFEDMGLKGFANWMMVQAMEERDHAMKIYNYLVNQGARVKLYEIKEPPFEFGSIKNTFEEVLKHEQHITSKINELVDIAEELKDRATFNFLQWYIDEQVEEEENARDILTRLEFVGDDKNALFVLDRELAQRQYVPLNMNKEG encoded by the coding sequence ATGTTAAAAGAGAAAATGACAGAAGCATTAAATAAGCAAATTAATGAAGAATTATATTCATCATATTTGTATTTATCAATGTCAGCGTATTTTGAAGACATGGGATTAAAAGGTTTTGCAAATTGGATGATGGTTCAGGCTATGGAAGAAAGAGATCATGCAATGAAGATTTATAATTATTTAGTAAATCAAGGTGCAAGAGTTAAGTTATATGAAATAAAAGAGCCACCATTTGAATTTGGAAGTATAAAAAATACATTTGAAGAGGTACTCAAACACGAGCAACATATTACAAGTAAAATTAATGAGTTAGTTGATATAGCTGAAGAGTTGAAAGATAGAGCAACATTTAATTTCTTACAATGGTATATTGATGAACAGGTTGAAGAAGAAGAAAATGCAAGGGATATATTAACCAGATTGGAATTTGTTGGTGATGATAAAAATGCTTTATTCGTGCTTGATAGAGAATTAGCACAAAGACAATATGTCCCCCTTAATATGAACAAGGAGGGATAA
- a CDS encoding FprA family A-type flavoprotein, which yields MVRKIAENVYFVGAIDWDRELFDELIPLPNGTTYNSYIIKGTEKIALIDTVEPRKEEEFMNNLKKLNIQKIDYVISNHAEQDHSGLIGKVVEKFGAKVVTNKKCADFLKTHIHIKDEDVITIEDGQEISLGDKTLKFIFTPWTHWPETMVTYLKEDKILFSCDLFGSHYATSEIEQVGSEKLLEMAKRYYAEIMMPFRVTMKQNIEKVEMLDIEKIAPSHGPVYKNPKLIIEAYKKWISDEVENEVVILYVSMHESTRKMVEYLVESLMDKGVKVKLHNIVNADIGEIAIDLVEASTVVIGTPMVLTGVHPIVAGAIYLVNALRPKTKYLAIVGSYGWGGKFIDEIKSMLSNVKAELLEPVTVKGLVDNEGYEKLEHLAKEIAERNLN from the coding sequence ATGGTTAGAAAAATAGCAGAAAATGTATACTTTGTTGGAGCAATTGATTGGGATAGAGAACTTTTTGACGAATTAATACCTCTACCAAATGGGACAACTTATAATTCTTATATAATCAAAGGAACTGAAAAAATAGCACTAATTGATACAGTTGAGCCAAGAAAAGAAGAAGAATTCATGAATAATCTAAAGAAATTGAATATTCAAAAAATAGACTATGTAATTTCAAACCATGCAGAGCAAGATCATTCTGGCTTAATTGGAAAAGTTGTAGAAAAATTTGGAGCAAAGGTTGTTACAAATAAAAAATGTGCAGATTTTTTAAAAACTCATATTCACATTAAAGACGAAGATGTGATAACTATTGAAGATGGTCAGGAAATATCTTTGGGAGATAAAACTTTAAAGTTTATATTTACTCCTTGGACTCACTGGCCTGAAACTATGGTTACTTATTTAAAAGAGGATAAAATACTTTTTAGTTGTGATTTGTTTGGTTCTCATTACGCAACTAGTGAAATTGAGCAGGTTGGTAGTGAAAAATTGCTGGAGATGGCCAAAAGATATTATGCAGAAATTATGATGCCATTTAGAGTTACAATGAAACAAAACATTGAAAAGGTCGAAATGCTCGATATTGAAAAGATAGCTCCAAGCCATGGGCCTGTCTATAAAAATCCTAAGTTGATTATTGAAGCATATAAAAAGTGGATAAGTGATGAAGTTGAGAATGAGGTAGTTATATTGTATGTTTCAATGCATGAGAGTACTAGAAAAATGGTGGAATATTTGGTTGAAAGTTTAATGGACAAAGGAGTAAAAGTAAAATTACACAACATTGTAAATGCAGATATAGGAGAGATAGCAATTGATTTAGTGGAAGCATCAACAGTTGTCATTGGAACACCAATGGTTTTAACTGGTGTTCATCCAATTGTCGCAGGAGCAATTTATTTAGTAAATGCTTTAAGGCCAAAAACAAAATATCTAGCAATAGTAGGTTCATATGGTTGGGGCGGAAAGTTTATCGATGAAATAAAGTCAATGTTATCAAATGTAAAGGCTGAACTATTAGAACCAGTAACGGTCAAGGGTTTGGTTGATAATGAAGGATATGAAAAATTAGAACATTTAGCAAAAGAAATTGCTGAAAGAAACTTAAATTAA
- the rd gene encoding rubredoxin: MKRYVCTVCGYVYDPEVGDPDNGIEPGTPFEELPEDWVCPVCGVPKDQFEEE, from the coding sequence ATGAAAAGGTACGTTTGTACAGTTTGTGGTTATGTTTATGATCCAGAGGTTGGAGATCCTGATAATGGAATAGAGCCAGGAACACCATTTGAAGAACTTCCAGAAGATTGGGTATGTCCAGTTTGCGGGGTGCCAAAGGATCAATTTGAGGAGGAATAA
- a CDS encoding peroxiredoxin, with the protein MGIPLIGERIPEFEAVTTKGVIKFPDDFKGKWVVLFSHPADFTPVCTTEFVAFQKRFDEFQKLNTELVGLSIDQVFSHIKWVEWIKDKLGVEIKFPVIADDRGKIAEMLGMIHPAKGTNTVRAVFIIDPKGILRAVLYYPQELGRNMDEILRMVKGFQVIDENGVALPANWPNNELVNDEAIVPPASTVKDAEQRTKEYECFDWWFCHKKLNNK; encoded by the coding sequence ATGGGCATACCATTGATTGGTGAAAGAATACCAGAATTTGAAGCAGTTACTACGAAAGGAGTTATTAAATTTCCTGACGATTTTAAGGGAAAATGGGTTGTTTTATTCAGCCATCCTGCGGATTTTACTCCCGTTTGTACAACTGAATTTGTAGCATTTCAAAAGAGATTTGACGAGTTCCAAAAATTAAATACTGAATTGGTTGGTTTAAGTATTGATCAGGTATTTTCTCATATCAAATGGGTCGAATGGATAAAAGATAAACTAGGTGTTGAAATTAAATTCCCTGTTATTGCTGATGATAGAGGGAAGATTGCAGAAATGCTTGGTATGATTCATCCAGCAAAAGGTACTAATACAGTTAGAGCAGTTTTTATAATTGATCCAAAGGGTATTTTAAGAGCAGTGTTATATTATCCACAAGAACTTGGTAGAAATATGGATGAAATATTAAGAATGGTGAAAGGGTTCCAAGTAATTGATGAAAATGGAGTAGCTTTACCAGCAAATTGGCCAAATAATGAGTTGGTTAATGATGAAGCTATTGTACCACCAGCATCAACAGTTAAAGATGCCGAACAAAGGACAAAGGAGTACGAATGTTTTGATTGGTGGTTCTGTCATAAAAAGTTAAATAATAAGTAA
- a CDS encoding Fur family transcriptional regulator, with amino-acid sequence MKRYAEMLKERNIRPTVQRIEILKFIVESKRHPSADEIYEHLKGKIHAISRATVYNTVSLLSEKKVIKEIITPSSIRYDFEFVEHHHFYCTKCKKVYDIFESLPEVPKIDSVEGHKVMNIQYCLVGICKDCLNGGE; translated from the coding sequence TTGAAAAGATATGCTGAAATGCTTAAGGAAAGAAATATTCGCCCAACGGTTCAAAGAATAGAAATTTTGAAATTTATTGTTGAAAGTAAAAGGCATCCATCTGCAGATGAAATATACGAACATTTGAAAGGAAAGATTCATGCGATCTCAAGAGCTACTGTTTATAATACAGTTTCTCTGTTGAGCGAGAAGAAAGTTATTAAAGAGATAATTACTCCTTCATCTATAAGGTATGATTTTGAATTTGTAGAACATCATCATTTTTATTGCACTAAATGCAAGAAGGTTTACGATATTTTTGAATCTCTTCCAGAAGTTCCAAAAATTGACTCAGTGGAGGGTCATAAAGTAATGAATATTCAGTATTGTTTAGTTGGAATTTGTAAAGATTGTTTAAACGGAGGTGAGTAG
- a CDS encoding HD-GYP domain-containing protein, whose amino-acid sequence MAIILTIVSVYAVVITALFLKKSLSSSRYNIKSLIYDFNDSLSDSSNDFSSKVLSFISKNFSKIDSGAIFLKNGNSFIELNSFGNKIENNDKIFFYKDYYVKEFFIDESYALRTVFHTIKNLSKEEKEKIEILTGLISSSEIIKNLIKKNGNFQIDLMLSMIKILEYYDRYTQGHSMRVAEISKKIAEKMKLSHKEISDAYWTGLVHDIGKIAIPTGILNKEGKLTNEEFAIIKKHPVYGYEFLSTSETLKDIATYVFHHHERWDGNGYPTGLKGEMIPIISRIIAVADSWDAMISKRAYRNALPKDYALQEIINNSGKQFDPRVVKAFLEVIEEEEDNISIA is encoded by the coding sequence GTGGCAATTATTTTAACCATTGTCTCAGTCTACGCCGTAGTAATAACGGCGCTTTTTCTAAAAAAGTCTTTATCTTCAAGTCGCTACAATATCAAAAGCTTAATCTATGATTTTAACGATTCATTGTCTGATAGTAGTAATGATTTTTCAAGCAAAGTCTTATCTTTCATTTCTAAAAATTTTTCTAAAATTGATTCTGGTGCAATTTTTCTTAAAAACGGTAACTCATTTATTGAACTTAACTCATTTGGGAATAAAATAGAAAATAATGACAAAATTTTCTTTTATAAAGACTATTATGTTAAAGAATTTTTCATAGACGAATCATATGCACTTAGAACCGTTTTTCACACTATCAAGAATCTTTCAAAAGAAGAAAAAGAAAAAATTGAAATTTTAACCGGATTAATTTCTTCGTCTGAGATTATCAAAAATTTAATCAAAAAGAATGGAAACTTCCAAATTGACCTTATGCTTTCTATGATAAAAATATTAGAATATTATGACAGATACACCCAAGGACATTCAATGAGAGTTGCAGAGATCTCGAAAAAAATTGCAGAAAAAATGAAACTTTCTCACAAAGAAATTTCTGACGCTTACTGGACAGGACTCGTTCATGATATAGGAAAAATTGCCATACCAACAGGTATTTTAAACAAAGAAGGAAAATTAACTAACGAAGAATTTGCAATAATAAAAAAACATCCAGTGTATGGTTATGAATTTCTATCAACATCTGAAACCCTTAAGGATATAGCAACTTATGTTTTTCATCATCATGAGAGATGGGATGGAAATGGTTATCCTACAGGTCTGAAAGGAGAGATGATCCCCATTATTTCAAGAATAATTGCTGTTGCTGATAGTTGGGATGCAATGATAAGTAAAAGGGCGTATAGAAATGCTTTACCTAAAGATTATGCATTACAAGAGATTATAAACAACTCTGGGAAGCAATTTGATCCTAGAGTGGTTAAGGCTTTCCTGGAAGTTATTGAGGAAGAAGAAGATAATATTTCCATTGCATAA
- a CDS encoding bifunctional aspartate carbamoyltransferase catalytic subunit/aspartate carbamoyltransferase regulatory subunit, translating to MKNDFLGRSLTVIEDFSVDEQMFLYAQTRKLKKLWKEKSDISEFQIKKNVGIYIVFVEPSTRTKESFINAARFHKNVKVNIFDSEHSSFNKKESYLDTFNMLTGYSDYSIFVLRTRLEGTCKYLDEKVSEFAERNGIEKPAFINAGDGKHEHPTQELLDEYTFLEQMDFDNSFIHIALVGDLLHGRTVHSKVNGLKIFKNVLVDLIAPEEISMPSHYIKKMKENGFEVRIFDSIESYLKSTDKVAKIWYFTRLQLERMGEDILEKEHVLRKSVTFRKEFLENIPQDVKFYHPLPRHKIYPTIPTFLDNLPLNGWEQQAINGYWTRTVLLSMLGGALKANFDTSFNPQETDEDFIIPAPIVNGTKGVSKEGKRGIKPIENGTVIDHIAKGKDKDKIFETIVKIRKILKLFDLDSADGIFKSENGEFKGYISLPNRYLSKKEIKMLSAISPNTTVNIIKNSRVVEKYRIFLPPFIYGFSELRCKNENCITNPVNGENAEAFFIRNNEGELVCKYCETPHSFEEIWNI from the coding sequence ATGAAAAACGACTTTCTTGGAAGAAGTCTTACAGTGATTGAAGATTTTTCAGTTGATGAACAAATGTTTTTGTATGCTCAAACTAGAAAGCTAAAAAAACTTTGGAAAGAAAAAAGCGACATTTCTGAATTCCAAATCAAAAAAAACGTAGGAATTTACATCGTCTTCGTAGAACCTAGTACAAGAACCAAAGAATCTTTCATTAACGCAGCAAGATTCCACAAAAATGTAAAAGTAAATATTTTTGATTCAGAACATTCATCTTTTAACAAAAAAGAAAGCTACTTAGACACCTTTAACATGTTGACAGGTTATAGTGACTACTCAATTTTTGTTTTAAGAACAAGACTTGAGGGAACATGTAAGTATTTAGATGAAAAAGTATCAGAGTTTGCTGAAAGAAACGGTATAGAAAAACCTGCATTTATTAACGCCGGTGATGGCAAGCACGAACATCCAACTCAAGAATTACTAGATGAATACACTTTTCTTGAACAAATGGATTTTGACAATTCTTTTATTCACATCGCTCTAGTTGGAGATTTACTTCATGGAAGAACTGTTCACTCAAAAGTTAACGGCTTAAAAATTTTTAAAAATGTTTTAGTTGACTTGATTGCACCTGAAGAAATATCAATGCCATCTCATTATATCAAAAAGATGAAAGAAAATGGTTTTGAAGTTAGAATCTTCGATTCCATTGAATCATATCTTAAATCTACTGATAAGGTAGCAAAAATATGGTACTTTACAAGGCTTCAGCTTGAAAGAATGGGAGAAGATATTTTAGAAAAAGAACATGTGCTAAGAAAAAGTGTAACCTTTAGAAAAGAATTTCTAGAAAATATACCACAAGATGTTAAATTTTATCATCCTCTTCCAAGGCATAAAATATACCCAACTATACCCACTTTTTTAGATAACTTACCTCTCAATGGTTGGGAACAACAGGCAATAAATGGATATTGGACTAGAACAGTTCTACTATCAATGCTTGGTGGAGCATTAAAAGCAAATTTTGATACGTCTTTTAACCCCCAAGAAACTGATGAAGATTTTATAATTCCTGCACCAATTGTAAATGGTACCAAAGGAGTTTCAAAAGAAGGAAAAAGAGGAATAAAACCGATTGAAAATGGAACAGTAATAGACCACATTGCGAAAGGAAAAGATAAAGATAAAATTTTTGAAACTATAGTAAAAATAAGAAAAATATTAAAATTATTTGATCTTGATAGTGCTGATGGAATATTCAAGTCAGAAAATGGAGAATTTAAAGGTTACATAAGTCTTCCAAACAGATACCTTTCGAAAAAAGAAATAAAAATGTTGTCCGCAATCTCTCCAAATACTACTGTAAATATAATCAAAAACTCTAGAGTTGTTGAAAAATACAGAATATTCTTACCACCTTTCATCTACGGATTCTCAGAATTAAGATGTAAAAATGAAAATTGTATTACAAATCCTGTAAATGGAGAAAATGCTGAAGCATTTTTTATAAGAAACAACGAGGGAGAGCTTGTATGTAAATACTGTGAAACGCCTCATTCGTTCGAAGAAATTTGGAATATCTAA
- a CDS encoding galactokinase: MKVKAPGRVNLIGEHTDYNDGFVLPFAIDRYVELEIEESDKFCFYSNNLNEEVKLSSLQKTNSWADYVVGVIKEIEKRGYKIQPVKIKVDSNIPIGAGLSSSAALEVASAYAISEYFGLNLSKIDIVKISREAEANFVGVNCGIMDQFASAFSKKDYAIFLDTMTLDFQFVPLNLKGYEIFVIDSNVKHELSSSEYNLRRQECESALGIIGKDSFRNVTREDLKLLNGTLLKRVQHILEENERVLKTVKALKENEIEKIGEYLYQSHESLRYLYEVSCDETDFIVDFLKEKDGIIGARMVGGGFGGGVIVISKEGSFESIEKLLENEYYSRFSIRPTFYKLNSSDGVTKIK, encoded by the coding sequence TTGAAAGTAAAAGCACCTGGCAGAGTTAATCTTATAGGTGAACACACAGATTACAATGATGGGTTTGTACTGCCTTTTGCTATCGATAGGTATGTAGAACTTGAGATTGAAGAATCAGATAAGTTTTGTTTTTACTCAAATAATTTGAATGAAGAAGTTAAACTTTCATCTTTGCAAAAAACAAATAGTTGGGCAGATTATGTTGTTGGAGTTATTAAAGAAATTGAAAAAAGAGGGTATAAAATTCAACCTGTTAAAATAAAGGTTGATTCTAATATACCTATTGGTGCAGGGCTTTCAAGTTCAGCTGCTCTTGAAGTAGCATCTGCTTATGCTATATCTGAGTATTTTGGTTTGAATTTGTCAAAAATAGATATTGTTAAAATTTCAAGAGAGGCAGAAGCAAATTTTGTTGGAGTAAATTGTGGAATAATGGACCAATTTGCTTCAGCATTTTCAAAAAAAGATTACGCAATATTTCTTGATACAATGACTTTAGATTTTCAATTTGTCCCGCTTAATTTAAAAGGGTATGAGATTTTTGTGATTGATTCTAATGTAAAGCATGAACTTTCAAGCTCTGAATATAACCTTAGAAGGCAAGAATGTGAAAGTGCTCTTGGAATAATTGGCAAAGACAGTTTTCGAAATGTGACAAGAGAAGATCTCAAATTATTGAATGGTACACTTTTGAAAAGAGTCCAACATATATTGGAGGAAAATGAAAGGGTTTTAAAGACAGTAAAAGCCTTAAAAGAAAATGAAATTGAGAAGATAGGAGAATATCTATATCAATCTCATGAAAGTTTGAGATATTTGTATGAAGTTTCTTGTGACGAAACAGATTTTATAGTTGACTTTTTAAAGGAAAAAGACGGAATTATTGGTGCAAGAATGGTTGGAGGAGGTTTTGGCGGAGGAGTTATTGTTATCTCGAAAGAAGGGTCATTTGAAAGTATTGAAAAGTTATTAGAAAATGAATATTATTCAAGATTTAGTATAAGACCTACCTTTTATAAATTAAATTCATCAGATGGTGTTACAAAGATTAAATAA
- the galT gene encoding galactose-1-phosphate uridylyltransferase translates to MMEIRYNPLTDEWVIISAETQKRPVQPAKNNCPICPGGVEFRDETYDLVAFENRYPSLRKNPPEIKESNKLFKRMKSYGVCEVVVYTSKHDSSFPKMPIFQIEKLVDMWVDRTYELSKNDFVKNIFIFENRGKEVGASLPHPHGQIYAFPFIPKRIEAKLNAMEKWFDENGKCVICEILENETNERLVYENETFVALVPFYARFPFEVHIYPKGHISNLLQFNENEKKDFARILKVVTKKYDKLFDQEFPYMMMFFQAPFNTKDYSDIFHFHVEFNPPKRDKDKLKWMASVETGTWSFINPIVPEQAAKMLREVEVEF, encoded by the coding sequence ATGATGGAGATTAGATATAATCCCCTCACCGATGAATGGGTAATAATATCTGCTGAGACGCAAAAAAGGCCGGTTCAACCTGCAAAAAATAATTGCCCTATTTGTCCTGGAGGAGTTGAATTTAGAGATGAAACATATGATCTTGTAGCTTTTGAAAATAGATATCCTTCGTTAAGAAAGAATCCACCAGAAATAAAAGAAAGTAATAAGCTTTTTAAACGAATGAAATCATACGGTGTGTGTGAGGTTGTAGTATATACTTCAAAACATGATTCCTCTTTTCCAAAGATGCCTATATTCCAGATAGAAAAATTGGTTGATATGTGGGTTGATAGAACATATGAACTGTCAAAAAATGATTTTGTTAAAAATATTTTCATATTTGAGAATCGAGGTAAAGAAGTTGGTGCATCACTTCCGCATCCTCATGGCCAGATATATGCTTTTCCATTTATACCGAAAAGAATAGAAGCTAAATTAAATGCAATGGAAAAATGGTTTGATGAAAATGGAAAATGTGTAATTTGTGAGATTTTAGAAAATGAAACAAATGAAAGATTAGTATATGAAAACGAAACTTTTGTTGCATTAGTTCCATTTTATGCAAGGTTTCCATTCGAAGTTCACATTTATCCAAAAGGGCATATTTCAAATTTACTACAATTTAATGAGAACGAGAAAAAAGATTTTGCAAGAATATTGAAAGTTGTTACAAAAAAATATGACAAATTATTTGATCAAGAATTTCCTTATATGATGATGTTTTTCCAGGCTCCATTTAATACTAAAGATTACTCTGATATTTTTCATTTTCACGTTGAATTTAACCCGCCGAAAAGAGATAAGGATAAACTAAAGTGGATGGCAAGTGTGGAAACAGGAACATGGAGCTTTATAAATCCGATAGTGCCAGAACAAGCTGCAAAAATGTTGAGAGAAGTGGAGGTGGAGTTTTGA
- a CDS encoding alpha-galactosidase — MFSNFSNGYFYEKKEGFEIKWKIENFSIGWIFSWSIKGEAGIFEVFKMKKAPDLKPYSFFAINSEGLFGFLGAKEGSIEIIEDDENISFVINYEHKSFEDFSCENSFVILKHTDRGYLLKTYKNLIESQLKSKKSQFNMKDVVIFNEGLNFENLNGKLVVFNSNFEEIDKNLIENLKDLNCKIFARSKNYLQDFEYLDGFVLEGSFEENYLFSNVGNFIVLDEKEEFEGEWKVLFDNVKNNKKIVSFSYDNGKYILEAINKEKRKIKIYLDFDRKVSKFVEEDFINLKSRKLIREDGRIFNFYGGDL, encoded by the coding sequence ATGTTTTCAAACTTTTCAAATGGTTATTTTTATGAGAAAAAAGAGGGCTTTGAAATAAAATGGAAGATAGAAAATTTTAGTATTGGATGGATTTTTTCTTGGAGCATTAAGGGTGAGGCAGGCATTTTTGAAGTTTTTAAGATGAAAAAAGCACCGGATTTAAAGCCTTATTCGTTTTTTGCTATTAATAGCGAAGGTTTGTTTGGATTTTTAGGTGCTAAAGAAGGAAGCATTGAAATTATAGAAGACGACGAAAATATTTCTTTTGTTATTAATTATGAGCATAAATCATTTGAAGATTTTTCTTGTGAAAATTCTTTTGTGATTTTAAAACATACTGATAGAGGTTATTTGCTTAAAACATATAAAAATTTAATTGAAAGTCAATTAAAAAGTAAAAAAAGTCAGTTTAATATGAAAGATGTTGTAATTTTTAACGAAGGCCTAAATTTTGAAAATTTAAATGGGAAATTGGTTGTATTTAACTCTAATTTTGAGGAGATAGATAAAAACTTGATTGAAAATTTAAAAGATTTAAATTGCAAAATATTTGCGAGATCAAAAAATTATCTTCAAGATTTTGAGTATTTGGACGGTTTTGTTTTGGAAGGATCATTTGAAGAAAATTATCTTTTCAGTAATGTTGGAAATTTTATTGTTCTTGATGAAAAGGAAGAATTTGAAGGAGAATGGAAAGTTTTGTTTGATAATGTTAAAAATAATAAAAAAATAGTTAGTTTTTCTTACGATAATGGTAAATATATTCTTGAAGCAATTAATAAGGAAAAAAGAAAAATAAAAATTTATTTGGATTTTGATAGAAAGGTATCTAAATTTGTGGAAGAAGATTTTATTAATTTAAAATCTAGAAAATTAATAAGAGAAGATGGAAGAATATTTAATTTTTATGGAGGCGATTTATAA